In Drosophila yakuba strain Tai18E2 chromosome 2R, Prin_Dyak_Tai18E2_2.1, whole genome shotgun sequence, a single genomic region encodes these proteins:
- the LOC6529935 gene encoding uncharacterized protein LOC6529935, translated as MRPIWESASRPLFVRSVWQEAIGRRHFILDYEPRQRQRWKRQKTRLRGNYQQTESYEILEQSVEDSVEYLDEYLLLDATKLTLQQQQSLPAPGPAPSTGGGHRGEQRHQSRQSKRRAWLLSRGRTYNMDHHHHMDHQSRRSSLQDATSTLSTTANNPEERLAERVLHWLDLAGRTDIVKEKVAVTPPATSSAQLARSAQRMQRSHHRSMSLKRVAAAAVHHQRSVARKPVAKPPPVAQQVTSSSQSASNAKPITIIFNKEGVPVRLNRPARNIDLCTLSSSASTTRRLAGQLASARLYSGATASPLPEDSRTPPLSGRGMGSSAASDSRKQLHIFMPSLPKKGLLAAGSTTGSGIGGSGEDALSTSFSELCQL; from the exons ATGCGACCCATTTGGGAGTCGGCCAGCAGGCCGCTGTTTGTGCGCTCCGTGTGGCAGGAGGCGATCGGGAGGCGCCACTTCATCCTCGACTACGAGCCGCGACAGAGGCAGCGCTGGAAGCGCCAGAAGACAAGGCTGAGAG GCAACTACCAGCAGACGGAATCCTACGAGATTCTCGAGCAGTCCGTGGAGGACAGTGTGGAGTACCTGGACGAGTACCTTTTGCTGGACGCCACCAAGCTgacgctgcagcagcaacagtcgcTGCCTGCCCCAGGCCCCGCCCCCTCGACGGGTGGAGGTCATCGGGGGGAGCAGCGCCACCAGAGCCGCCAGTCGAAGCGCCGCGCTTGGCTGTTGAGTCGCGGGCGCACCTACAACAtggaccaccaccaccacatgGACCATCAGTCGCGCAGGAGTTCGCTACAGGATGCAACTAGCACTCTCTCCACGACGGCCAACAATCCCGAGGAGCGACTGGCCGAAAGGGTGCTGCACTGGTTGGATTTGGCCGGACGCACGGATATAGTGAAGGAGAAGGTGGCGGTCACTCCGCCGGCCACCAGTAGTGCCCAGTTGGCCAGATCAGCGCAGAGGATGCAGCGCAGTCACCATCGCAGCATGAGTCTCAAGCgcgtggcggcggcggcagtaCATCACCAGCGATCGGTGGCCAGGAAGCCAGTCGCCAAACCACCACCCGTGGCCCAACAGGTCACCAGCTCCTCCCAGTCCGCCTCCAATGCCAAGCCCATAACCATTATCTTCAACAAGGAGGGCGTGCCCGTGCGCCTTAATAGACCTGCTCGCAACATCGACCTCTGCACCCTGAGCAGCAGTGCCAGCACCACGAGGAGATTGGCTGGTCAGTTGGCCTCGGCGCGCTTGTACAGCGGAGCCACTGCATCCCCATTGCCGGAGGACAGCCGTACGCCACCACTCAGTGGCCGGGGAATGGGATCATCCGCCGCCTCGGACAGCAGGAAGCAGCTGCACATCTTCATGCCCAGTCTGCCCAAGAAGGGTCTGCTGGCGGCGGGTTCCACGACGGGCAGTGGTATTGGCGGTTCTGGCGAAGATGCCCTGAGCACCAGCTTCAGTGAGCTGTGCCAGTTGTAG